One Carassius gibelio isolate Cgi1373 ecotype wild population from Czech Republic chromosome A20, carGib1.2-hapl.c, whole genome shotgun sequence DNA segment encodes these proteins:
- the LOC127938484 gene encoding protein max-like isoform X2, whose product MSDNDDIEVDSDADKRAHHNALERKRRDHIKDSFHSLRDSVPALQGEKASRAQILDKATEYIQYMRRKNHTHQQDIDDLKRQNALLEQQVRALEKVNGTTQLQANYSSSDSSLYTNPKGSAVSAFDGGSDSSSESEPEEQRSRKKHRGEDS is encoded by the exons ATGAGCGACAACGATGATATCGAAGTGGACAGTGAT GCAGACAAACGGGCACATCACAATGCGCTGGAGCGCAAACGTAGGGACCACATCAAAGACAGCTTTCACAGCCTTCGGGATTCCGTTCCCGCCTTGCAAGGGGAAAAG GCATCCCGAGCTCAAATCTTAGACAAGGCCACAGAGTACATCCAGTACATGCGACGGAAAAACCACACACACCAGCAGGACATCGATGACCTGAAGAGACAGAACGCTCTGCTGGAGCAACAAG TACGGGCACTGGAGAAAGTCAATGGGACCACGCAGCTGCAGGCCAACTACTCCTCTTCAGACAGCAGCCTGTACACCAACCCCAAGGGCAGCGCTGTGTCGGCCTTCGACGGTGGTTCCGACTCAAGCTCGGAGTCTGAGCCGGAGGAACAGCGTTCCCGGAAGAAGCATCGCGGAGAGGACAGCTAA
- the LOC127938561 gene encoding hepatic sodium/bile acid cotransporter-like, whose protein sequence is MVVTANSTIESNFSSFERNINNTTSNDSAFSVNADLVIRFVLIVILFITMVSLGCTMEISKIKSYLIKPKGVAIAVGAQYGIMPLTAFCFAKLFQLGPMESISVLICGCCPGGSLSNIFALALQGDINLSIVMTACSTALGLGMMPLLLFLYSQGFSNLAQFVPFTYIIFSLIMILVPCGIGILINYRVPQYSKIITKVGLSLLLVSCVVIGVLAGLSDGGKIFTVLSPQLIATAALMPLTGFICGYILSTLFRMNAPCRRTVSMEVGCQNIQLCTTILKVAFSADLIGQLYFFPVIYIVFQIVEALIFIVLFRCYKRLRPSQQEIKEYRAVERAAEETNGPSNSDI, encoded by the exons ATGGTGGTCACTGCAAATTCAACCATCGAATCCAATTTTTCAAGCTTTGAAAGGAATATAAACAACACCACCTCAAATGACTCTGCATTCAGTGTCAATGCGGACCTGGTTATCCGCTTTGTGTTAATTGTTATTCTTTTTATCACCATGGTGTCTCTTGGATGCACAATGGAAATCTCAAAAATCAAAAGTTATCTCATCAAACCCAAAGGGGTGGCAATTGCAGTTGGGGCTCAATATGGTATAATGCCCCTCACAGCCTTCTGCTTTGCAAAGCTGTTTCAGTTGGGTCCTATGGAGAGCATATCAGTGTTAATTTGTGGGTGCTGTCCGGGAGGAAGCCTCTCCAACATCTTTGCTCTGGCTCTCCAGGGAGACATAAACCTCAG taTTGTGATGACTGCTTGTTCCACGGCACTGGGATTGGGTATGATGCCACTCCTGCTCTTCCTCTACAGCCAGGGTTTCTCAAACCTGGCACAGTTTGTTCCTTTCACTTACATCATTTTTTCCCTGATTATGATCCTGGTGCCCTGCGGTATTGGGATCTTGATCAACTACCGAGTGCCCCAGTATTCTAAGATCATCACCAAG GTTGGGTTATCGCTCCTGCTGGTCTCATGTGTTGTCATTGGGGTTCTTGCTGGTTTATCTGATGGAGGAAAGATTTTCACAGTGCTGTCTCCTCAACTTATAGCCACAGCCGCATTGATGCCATTGACTGGATTCATATGTGGATATATCCTGTCCACTCTGTTCAGGATGAATGCACC TTGCAGACGGACTGTTTCTATGGAGGTGGGTTGCCAGAACATCCAGCTGTGTACCACAATCCTGAAGGTGGCCTTTTCTGCTGATCTCATTGGTCAGCTGTATTTCTTCCCGGTCATCTACATTGTGTTCCAGATAGTCGAGGCCCTTATCTTCATAGTCCTGTTCAGATGCTATAAGAGACTGAGACCATCCCAACAAG AAATTAAAGAGTACAGAGCAGTGGAAAGAGCAGCTGAAGAAACTAATGGTCCCTCTAACAGTGATATCTGA
- the LOC127938484 gene encoding protein max-like isoform X1 — translation MSDNDDIEVDSDADKRAHHNALERKRRDHIKDSFHSLRDSVPALQGEKQSIKQASRAQILDKATEYIQYMRRKNHTHQQDIDDLKRQNALLEQQVRALEKVNGTTQLQANYSSSDSSLYTNPKGSAVSAFDGGSDSSSESEPEEQRSRKKHRGEDS, via the exons ATGAGCGACAACGATGATATCGAAGTGGACAGTGAT GCAGACAAACGGGCACATCACAATGCGCTGGAGCGCAAACGTAGGGACCACATCAAAGACAGCTTTCACAGCCTTCGGGATTCCGTTCCCGCCTTGCAAGGGGAAAAG CAATCTATCAAACAGGCATCCCGAGCTCAAATCTTAGACAAGGCCACAGAGTACATCCAGTACATGCGACGGAAAAACCACACACACCAGCAGGACATCGATGACCTGAAGAGACAGAACGCTCTGCTGGAGCAACAAG TACGGGCACTGGAGAAAGTCAATGGGACCACGCAGCTGCAGGCCAACTACTCCTCTTCAGACAGCAGCCTGTACACCAACCCCAAGGGCAGCGCTGTGTCGGCCTTCGACGGTGGTTCCGACTCAAGCTCGGAGTCTGAGCCGGAGGAACAGCGTTCCCGGAAGAAGCATCGCGGAGAGGACAGCTAA
- the LOC127938563 gene encoding serine/arginine-rich splicing factor 5, with translation MSGCRIFIGRLNPSAREKDVERFFKGYGRIRDIDLKRGFGFVEFDDPRDAEDAVYELDGKELCNERVTIEHARVRLRGGRGRGGAGGGGGGGGRFPGRYSRGSQDSRRNPPPMRTENRLIVENLSSRVSWQDLKDFMRQAGEVTFADAHRPKLNEGVVEFASHSDLKNALEKLSGKEINGRKIKLVEATRKKSRTRSRSNSSSRSRSRGRSTSRSRSRSRSRSRSRSRSRSHSPKSHNRSRSRSRSTSASPVKPKEAPRAESASPPAPAQRPPPSRSPSRSPSADSRH, from the exons ATGAGCGGTTGTCGTATTTTCATCGGTCGATTAAACCCCTCTGCTCGGGAGAAGGACGTCGAGCGGTTCTTCAAGGGTTACGGAAGAATCAGGGACATCGACCTGAAAAGAGGCTTCGGATTTGTA GAATTTGATGATCCGAGAGATGCAGAAGATGCTGTTTATGAGCTTGATGGTAAAGAGCTCTGCAATGAGAG GGTGACCATTGAACATGCCCGTGTCCGTCTGCGTGGAGGCCGAGGCCGTGGTGGTGCTggtggtggaggtggaggtggaggtcGTTTTCCTGGTCGGTATAGTCGTGGCTCCCAGGACAGCCGGAG GAATCCTCCACCAATGCGCACAGAGAATCGCCTCATTGTGGAGAATCTGTCATCGAGAGTCAGCTGGCAG GATTTGAAGGATTTCATGAGACAGGCTGGAGAGGTTACTTTTGCAGATGCCCATCGGCCAAAGCTTAATGAGGG TGTGGTTGAGTTTGCTTCTCATAGTGATCTAAAAAATGCCCTTGAGAAGTTGTCTGGGAAGGAGATCAATGGAAGGAAAATCAAGCTTGTTGAGGCAACCAGGAAAAA ATCCAGAACTCGGTCTCGTTCAAATAGCTCATCCCGTTCTCGTTCCAGAGGGCGCTCCACATCACGTTCTCGCAGCCGTAGCCGTTCCCGTTCCCGTTCTCGTTCCCGTTCCCGTTCCCACAGCCCCAAATCACATAACCGCTCCAGAAGTCGGTCCCGTTCGACCAGTGCTTCTCCTGTGAAGCCCAAAGAAGCACCTCGTGCTGAATCAGCGTCACCACCGGCTCCAGCGCAGCGCCCCCCACCGTCCCGTTCCCCGTCCCGTTCCCCGTCTGCTGACAGTCGTCATTAG